In Anaerostipes hadrus ATCC 29173 = JCM 17467, a single genomic region encodes these proteins:
- a CDS encoding DUF1292 domain-containing protein, translating to MSEFNEVDNIIEEETPVLHLELEDGTEQDCAVIALFSVEELDDQEYIALITVEDLESDDEEGALLLYRYNEDPEDPDTFSLDNIETDEEYETVTAVLDEILEDEE from the coding sequence ATGAGTGAATTTAACGAAGTAGATAATATCATCGAAGAAGAAACTCCTGTGCTCCATTTAGAATTAGAAGATGGAACTGAACAAGACTGTGCAGTGATTGCTTTATTCTCTGTAGAAGAATTAGATGATCAGGAATATATCGCATTGATCACTGTTGAAGACTTAGAAAGTGATGACGAAGAAGGGGCTTTACTTTTATATCGTTACAACGAAGACCCTGAAGATCCTGATACTTTCAGTCTTGACAACATTGAAACAGACGAAGAATATGAGACAGTCACTGCTGTCTTAGATGAGATCTTAGAAGACGAAGAATAA